The proteins below come from a single Pleuronectes platessa chromosome 1, fPlePla1.1, whole genome shotgun sequence genomic window:
- the LOC128443186 gene encoding annexin A2-B, with protein sequence MSMVSEFLGQLTLSYGAEEEPTFPTVVPVRDFDPAKDAARIETAIKTKGVDEQTLIDILTRRSSEQRKEIAFEYERLAKKDLPTALKGALSGPLEALMLGLIKGTAEYDASELKASMKGLGTDEETLIEIVCSRSNEEMLAIKRVYKDMFKKELEKDVAGDTSGDFLKLLLALVQTKRDEPSNVVDYEKIDDDARSLYEAGVKRKGTDVTTWISIMAQRSVPHLRKVFDRYKSYSPYDMKESIRKEVKGDLEKSFLTLVECFENRQLYFANRLNEAMKGKGAKEKVVTRILVSRCEVDLMKIRTEFKREHKRSLYQTIAEHTKGDYQMALLSLCGGDD encoded by the exons ATGTCGATGGTGTCGGAGTTTCTGGGTCAGCTGACGCTGTCATACGGGGCG gAAGAGGAGCCCACTTTTCCCACCGTGGTGCCGGTAAGAGACTTTGACCCGGCCAAAGATGCTGCCAGGATTGAGACGGCCATCAAAACTAAAG GCGTAGACGAGCAGACGCTCATCGACATCCTGACCCGACGAAGCTCCGAGCAGCGCAAAGAGATCGCCTTCGAATATGAACGACTCGCCAAGAAG GATCTGCCCACAGCCCTGAAGGGGGCGCTGTCTGGCCCTCTGGAGGCTCTGATGCTGGGTCTGATAAAGGGCACAGCTGAGTACGACGCCTCCGAGCTCAAAGCTTCCATGAAG GGGCTGGGAACAGACGAGGAGACGCTCATCGAGATCGTCTGCTCCCGGAGCAACGAAGAGATGCTGGCGATAAAGAGGGTTTACAAAGACA TGTTTAAGAAGGAGCTTGAAAAGGACGTGGCAGGAGACACGTCCGGAGACTTCCTGAAACTGCTGCTCGCTCTGGTTCAG ACAAAGAGAGATGAGCCTTCGAACGTTGTCGACTATGAGAAGATCGATGATGACGCCAGA TCTCTGTATGAAGCtggagtgaagaggaagggCACCGACGTGACGACCTGGATCTCCATCATGGCTCAGAGGAGCGTCCCCCATCTGCGGAAAG TGTTTGACAGATATAAGAGCTACAGTCCCTACGACATGAAGGAGAGCATCAGGAAGGAGGTGAAGGGAGATCTGGAGAAGTCCTTCCTCACTCTGG TGGAGTGCTTTGAAAACCGGCAGCTGTACTTCGCCAACAGACTCAATGAAGCCATGAAG ggtAAAGGAGCCAAAGAGAAGGTGGTGACCAGGATCCTAGTTTCACGCTGCGAGGTCGACCTGATGAAGATCAGAACAGAATTCAAGAGGGAGCACAAACGATCACTGTACCAGACCATCGCT GAACACACTAAAGGAGATTACCAGATGGCTCTGCTCAGTCTGTGTGGAGGAGACGACTGA
- the cngb1a gene encoding cyclic nucleotide-gated cation channel beta-3 yields the protein MLSWVVKVVPQPPEPPSKKVYEKKEEEPAAAPPPVQAPPQVTAPPPAVSTRPAPEKKVTFQDESKSKQEAETAEGNGSQPGVLTWISGALPQPAASPKLSQDTTTSTTTSTTPPATEENPTARKGMLAWFAQGLEKVVPQPDLKNKDSAEGIEKVVPQPEISVYSKTDSNLKTEAPASTEAPPQEPPPPSKPPVDTAKSSKEAEQQPNMMGWIFSGIGRMIPQPVQKQDTGCEVQNISIVQQRTDLVLEDVGQDEDAEAKNEEKTKVSLNHLVELTTDKEDVEKQVDQPTSSIKEEAGEAVLAHMDERVQQERLEVARVAEDIARKAAEEAVRQLEVEHSAKILIETLPESNELPNILEEENEEDPECMMVVCPAQDDAEATTALDKAEAAAKTIQPPTEYKLPEEKTPSSTDVEPASKRRDLESPVPQPVTQQPQPQAPQVKTYFFFQGSQAAAAADEGGCGAPTLEVEDVDQDVRQGKGLNIPHIMTTLEPESTALSVPNVPLSNLSSADENDDELMRTDLRTWPGQGDLLTADDEMRPLSAASVGSVVIQDRLSELVKLFRGRTEHQKERLVDQDESEGESPTASPSKAPPPPPPAEEKKEEGAPEKEEEEDEEEEEALFQFKLLGLPVQIPKLLKLPPMPYWLRAIVEYRFPSSIDQFTDLIYVIWLFFVVAAWNWNMWLIPVRWAFPYQTPENIHLWLLVDYTCDLIYITDILVFQPRLQFVRGGDIVCDKKDMRENYMTTERFKMDVISLFPMEIFYYFTGVNSLLRFPRLLKYMVFFEFNDRMEAVMKKAYIYRVIRTSMYLLYSLHINACLFYWGSDYEGLGSTKWVYNGKGNAYIRCYYFAVKTLITIGGLPDPTTVFEICFQLINYFVGVFAFSIMIGQMRDVVGAATAGENYYRACMDSTVQYMNSYHIPREVQNRIKTWYDYTWKIQGMLDEQELLIQLPTKMRMDIAVDVNYAIVSKVALFQGCDRQMVFDMLTRLKSVVYLPGDFVCKKGEIGREMYIIKQGEVQVVGGPDLEIVFVTIRAGSVFGEISLLAGGGGNRRTANVKAHGFANLFILDKKDLAEILVHYPESQKLLRKKAKKMLTKDTKPDEKEGGKGAVEVIPPRPDTPQMFKAALKVAEQAGIEGTFVKLKKSYKASLTTEASSSISPLPPPSPTRHRSPVPHFLVKDEEDAVAETADSSVVIRMTPRQEGEEMLSVEVPHKEGGKE from the exons atgtTGAGCTGGGTGGTTAAAGTCGTTCCGCAGCCGCCTGAGCCTCCTTCCAAAAAAGTCtatgagaagaaggaggaggaaccaGCCGCAGCCCCGCCCCCAGTACAGGCCCCTCCCCAAGtcacagctcctcctcctgctgtatCTACAAGACCTGCACCA GAGAAGAAAGTGACGTTTCAGGATGAGAGTAAAtccaaacaggaagcagagacgGCCGAGGGCAACGG CTCTCAGCCCGGCGTGTTGACGTGGATCAGTGGAGCTCTGCCTCAACCTGCAGCCTCACCTAAACTGAGCCAGGACACCACGACCTCCACCACGACCTCCACCACACCCCCTGCCACG GAGGAAAACCCAACAGCCAG GAAGGGGATGTTGGCGTGGTTCGCTCAGGGTTTGGAGAAAGTTGTTCCTCAGCCTGATTTGAAGAACAAAGACTCTGCTGAG GGTATAGAGAAGGTGGTTCCTCAGCCAGAGATCAGTGTTTACTCAAAGACAGACAGCAACCTCAAGACTGAAGCTCCTGCTTCCACTGAAG CTCCACCTCAAGAACCACCACCTCCCTCAAAACCACCAGTTGACACTGCAAA GTCGTCCAaagaagcagagcagcagcctaA tATGATGGGCTGGATCTTCAGTGGCATCGGTCGCATGATTCCTCAGCCTGTACAGAAGCAG GACACAGGCTGTGAAGTGCAGAACA TTAGCATCGTGCAGCAGAGGACAGACCTGGTGCTGGAGGACGTAGGACAAGACGAGGACGCAGAGGCGAAGAACGAAGAGAAGACGAAGGTGAGTCTCAATCATCTTGTTGAACTAACCACGGAC aAAGAGGATGTAGAGAAGCAGGTGGATCAACCAACTTCCAGCAtcaaggaggaggcaggagaagcAGTTCTCGCTCACATGGATGAAAG AGTGCAGCAGGAGCGTCTGGAGGTGGCCCGGGTCGCAGAGGACATCGCCAGGAAGGCAGCGGAGGAGGCAGTCCGCCAGCTGGAGGTGGAGCATTCAGCTAAGATTCTGATAGAAACCCTGCCAGAGTCCAACGA ACTGCCCAACATCCTGGAGGAGGAAAATGAGGAAGACCCTGA GTGCATGATGGTCGTCTGTCCAGCTCAAGATGATGCTGAGGCTACGACTGCACTGGACAAAGCTGAGGCTGCTGCAAAGACAATCCAACCGCCCACCGAATACAAACTACCGGAGGAAAAGACTCCATCATCGACAGATGTGGAACCAGCATCGAAGAGGAGAGACCTGGAGAGTCCTGTCCCACAGCCAGTCACCCAGCAGCCACAGCCACAAGCTCCTCAGGTAAA AACTTACTTCTTCTTTCAGGGCagccaagcagcagcagcagcagacgaaGGGGGGTGTGGAG CCCCGACGCTGGAAGTGGAGGATGTGGATCAGGATGTGAGGCAGGGAAAAGGCCTGAACATCCCCCATATTATGACAACCCTAGAACCAGAGTCCACTGCTCTGAGTGTCCCCAACGTGCCCCTGTCCAACCTCAG TTCTGCAGATGAGAATGATGATGAGCTGATGAGGACTGATCTCAGGACCTGGCCCGGTCAGGGCGATCTACTGACCGCAGATGACGA GATGCGTCCTCTGTCAGCTGCCAGCGTCGGCAGCGTCGTGATCCAGGATCGTCTGAGCGAACTTGTCAAGCTATTCAGAGGTCGAACCGAGCATCAGAAAGAGCGACTGGTGGACCAGGACGAGTCGGAGGGAGAAAGTCCAACAGCCT CCCCGAGCAAagctccacctccccctcctccagcagaggagaagaaggaagaaggggcaccagaaaaagaagaagaagaagacgaagaagaagaagaggcatTGTTCCAGTTTAAACTTCTGGGACTCCCAGTACAAATTCCCAAATTGCTCAAACTTCCCCCGATGCCTTACTGGCTCCGAGCCATCGTGGAGTACCGCTTCCCCTCCAGCATTGACCAGTTCACCG ACCTGATCTATGTGATCTGGCTGTTCTTCGTGGTGGCAGCGTGGAACTGGAACATGTGGCTGATTCCAGTCCGCTGGGCGTTCCCCTACCAAACCCCCGAGAACATCCACCTGTGGCTGCTGGTCGACTACACCTGCGACCTCATCTACATCACAGACATCCTCGTGTTCCAGCCCAGACTGCAGTTCGTCCGTGGAGGAGACATCGTG TGTGATAAAAAGGACATGAGAGAAAACTACATGACGACCGAAAGATTTAAG ATGGACGTCATCAGTCTGTTTCCTATGGAGATATTTTACTACTTCACAGGCGTGAACTCTCTGCTGAGGTTCCCTCGTCTGTTGAAG tACATGGTTTTCTTTGAGTTCAACGACAGAATGGAAGCTGTGATGAAGAAAGCCTACATCTACAG ggtgaTCCGAACCTCCATGTACCTGTTGTACTCTCTGCACATAAACGCCTGTCTCTTCTACTGGGGCTCGGACTACGAGGGATTGGGATCCACCAAATGGGTTTATAATGGAAAAGGAAATGC GTACATCCGTTGTTACTACTTTGCCGTGAAGACGCTGATCACCATCGGAGGTCTGCCCGACCCCACCACCGTCTTCGAGATCTGCTTCCAGCTCATTAACTACTTTGTTGGCGTCTTTGCTTTTTCTATCATGATCGGTCAG ATGAGAGACGTGGTGGGAGCAGCGACGGCCGGTGAGAACTATTACCGGGCCTGTATGGACAGCACCGTTCAGTATATGAACTCGTACCACATCCCCCGAGAGGTCCAGAACCGCATCAAGACCTGGTACGACTACACCTGGAAGATCCAGGGCATGCTGG ACGAACAGGAGCTGTTGATTCAACTTCCTACTAAGATGAGAATGGACATCGCTGTGGACGTCAACTATGCCATCGTCAGTAAAGTCGCCCTTTTtcag ggCTGTGACAGGCAGATGGTGTTCGACATGCTGACGAGGCTCAAGTCTGTCGTTTACCTGCCCGGAGACTTTGTCTGTAAAAAG ggggAGATCGGCAGGGAGATGTACATCATTAAACAGGGGGAGGTCCAGGTGGTGGGCGGTCCTGACCTAGAGATTGTGTTTGTCACCATCAGAGCCGGCTCGGTGTTCGGAGAGATCAG TCTGTTGGCGGGAGGTGGAGGGAACAGACGAACGGCCAACGTGAAAGCTCACGGATTCGCTAACCTCTTCATCCTGGATAAGAAAGACCTGGCGGAGATCCTGGTTCACTACCCAGAGTCCCAGAAGCTGCTCCGCAAGAAGGCGAA GAAGATGTTGACGAAGGACACGAAGCCGGATGAGAAGGAGGGAGGTAAAGGGGCGGTGGAGGTCATCCCACCCCGACCGGACACCCCCCAGATGTTCAAGGCGGCGCTGAAGGTGGCGGAGCAGGCGGGAATAGAGGGAACCTTCGTCAAACTGAAGAAGTCCTACAAAGCATCTCTGACCACAGAG gcgtcctcctccatctctccactcccacctccctctccgACGCGCCACCGCTCTCCGGTCCCTCACTTCCTGGTTAAGGACGAAGAGGACGCGGTGGCGGAGACAGCTGACAGCTCCGTGGTCATCAGGATGACGCCGCGACAGGAAGGCGAGGAGATGCTGTCTGTGGAGGTGCCGCAcaaggagggaggaaaggagtgA